The following are encoded together in the Oncorhynchus kisutch isolate 150728-3 linkage group LG8, Okis_V2, whole genome shotgun sequence genome:
- the LOC109895516 gene encoding 26S proteasome regulatory subunit 6A-B-like isoform X1, translating into MASLNDRSVWDEVEDGIGKEVLNMSPEEIVQRTRLLDNEIKIMKSEVLRVTHELQAMKDKIKENTEKIKMNKTLPYLVSNIIELLDVDPNDQEEDGANMDLDSQRKGKCAVIKTSTRQAYFLPVIGLVDAEKLKPGDLVGVNKDSFLILETLPAEYDSRVKAMEVDERPAEQYSDIGGLDKQIKELVEAIVLPMNHKEKFENLGIQPPKGVLMYGPPGTGKTLLARACAAQTKATFLKLAGPQLVQMFIGDGAKLVRDAFNLAKEKAPSIIFIDELDAIGTKRFDSEKSGDREVQRTMLELLNQLDGFQSKMQVKVIAATNRIDILDPALLRSGRLDRKIEFPMPNEEARARIMQIHSRKMNVSPDVNYEELARCTDDFNGAQCKAACVEAGMIALRRGATELNHEDYMEGILEVQAKKKANLQYYA; encoded by the exons ATGGCGTCGCTGAATGACAGATCAGTTTGGGATGAGGTGGAG GATGGGATCGGCAAAGAAGTGCTCAACATGTCCCCTGAAGAGATCGTTCAGCGGACACGTCTTCTGGACAATGAAATAAAG ATCATGAAGAGTGAGGTATTGAGGGTAACCCATGAGCTGCAGGCCATGAAGGACAAGATCAAAGAAAACACAGAGAAGATCAAAATGAACAAGACCCTGCCATACCTGGTCTCCAATATCATTGAG CTTCTGGATGTGGACCCAAATGACCAGGAGGAGGATGGAGCAAATATGGATCTAGATTCCCAGAGGAAGGGCAAATGTGCTGTCATCAAAACATCTACAAGACAG GCATACTTCCTCCCGGTCATTGGCTTGGTGGATGCAGAGAAACTGAAGCCGGGAGACCTCGTG GGGGTAAACAAGGACTCATTCCTGATCCTGGAAACCCTGCCCGCGGAGTACGACTCCAGAGTCAAAGCCATGGAGGTGGACGAGCGCCCCGCTGAACAGTACAGTGACATTGGGGGATTAGACAAACAGATCAAGGAG CTGGTGGAAGCAATCGTTCTACCCATGAACCACAAGGAGAAGTTTGAGAACCTGGGTATTCAGCCACCTAAGGGGGTTTTGATGTATGGCCCCCCAGGCACAGGGAAAACCCTACTGGCTAGGGCCTGTGCTGCCCAGACCAAG GCCACATTCCTCAAGTTGGCTGGCCCACAGCTGGTCCAGATGTTCATTGGTGATGGTGCCAAGCTGGTCCGAGACGCCTTTAACCTAGCCAAGGAGAAGGCCCCCTCCATCATCTTCATAGACGAGCTGGACGCCATTGGAACCAAACG GTTTGACAGTGAGAAATCAGGTGACAGGGAGGTACAGAGAACTATGCTTGAGCTCCTCAACCAGCTGGACGGGTTCCAGTCCAAGATGCAAGTTAAG GTTATCGCTGCCACTAACAGGATAGATATCCTAGATCCCGCACTGCTGCGTTCTGGACGTCTGGACCGTAAGATTGAGTTCCCAATGCCCAATGAGGAAGCACGAGCCCGCATCATGCAGATTCACTCACGCAAGATGAACGTCAG CCCTGATGTCAACTACGAGGAGCTGGCCAGGTGCACTGATGACTTCAACGGCGCCCAGTGCAAAGCAGCATGTGTGGAGGCG GGTATGATCGCCCTTCGCAGGGGGGCAACTGAGCTCAATCATGAGGACTACATGGAAGGCATCTTGGAAGTACAAGCTAAAAAGAAGGCCAATCTGCAGTACTACGCTTAA
- the LOC109895516 gene encoding 26S proteasome regulatory subunit 6A-A-like isoform X2 — MSPEEIVQRTRLLDNEIKIMKSEVLRVTHELQAMKDKIKENTEKIKMNKTLPYLVSNIIELLDVDPNDQEEDGANMDLDSQRKGKCAVIKTSTRQAYFLPVIGLVDAEKLKPGDLVGVNKDSFLILETLPAEYDSRVKAMEVDERPAEQYSDIGGLDKQIKELVEAIVLPMNHKEKFENLGIQPPKGVLMYGPPGTGKTLLARACAAQTKATFLKLAGPQLVQMFIGDGAKLVRDAFNLAKEKAPSIIFIDELDAIGTKRFDSEKSGDREVQRTMLELLNQLDGFQSKMQVKVIAATNRIDILDPALLRSGRLDRKIEFPMPNEEARARIMQIHSRKMNVSPDVNYEELARCTDDFNGAQCKAACVEAGMIALRRGATELNHEDYMEGILEVQAKKKANLQYYA; from the exons ATGTCCCCTGAAGAGATCGTTCAGCGGACACGTCTTCTGGACAATGAAATAAAG ATCATGAAGAGTGAGGTATTGAGGGTAACCCATGAGCTGCAGGCCATGAAGGACAAGATCAAAGAAAACACAGAGAAGATCAAAATGAACAAGACCCTGCCATACCTGGTCTCCAATATCATTGAG CTTCTGGATGTGGACCCAAATGACCAGGAGGAGGATGGAGCAAATATGGATCTAGATTCCCAGAGGAAGGGCAAATGTGCTGTCATCAAAACATCTACAAGACAG GCATACTTCCTCCCGGTCATTGGCTTGGTGGATGCAGAGAAACTGAAGCCGGGAGACCTCGTG GGGGTAAACAAGGACTCATTCCTGATCCTGGAAACCCTGCCCGCGGAGTACGACTCCAGAGTCAAAGCCATGGAGGTGGACGAGCGCCCCGCTGAACAGTACAGTGACATTGGGGGATTAGACAAACAGATCAAGGAG CTGGTGGAAGCAATCGTTCTACCCATGAACCACAAGGAGAAGTTTGAGAACCTGGGTATTCAGCCACCTAAGGGGGTTTTGATGTATGGCCCCCCAGGCACAGGGAAAACCCTACTGGCTAGGGCCTGTGCTGCCCAGACCAAG GCCACATTCCTCAAGTTGGCTGGCCCACAGCTGGTCCAGATGTTCATTGGTGATGGTGCCAAGCTGGTCCGAGACGCCTTTAACCTAGCCAAGGAGAAGGCCCCCTCCATCATCTTCATAGACGAGCTGGACGCCATTGGAACCAAACG GTTTGACAGTGAGAAATCAGGTGACAGGGAGGTACAGAGAACTATGCTTGAGCTCCTCAACCAGCTGGACGGGTTCCAGTCCAAGATGCAAGTTAAG GTTATCGCTGCCACTAACAGGATAGATATCCTAGATCCCGCACTGCTGCGTTCTGGACGTCTGGACCGTAAGATTGAGTTCCCAATGCCCAATGAGGAAGCACGAGCCCGCATCATGCAGATTCACTCACGCAAGATGAACGTCAG CCCTGATGTCAACTACGAGGAGCTGGCCAGGTGCACTGATGACTTCAACGGCGCCCAGTGCAAAGCAGCATGTGTGGAGGCG GGTATGATCGCCCTTCGCAGGGGGGCAACTGAGCTCAATCATGAGGACTACATGGAAGGCATCTTGGAAGTACAAGCTAAAAAGAAGGCCAATCTGCAGTACTACGCTTAA
- the LOC109895515 gene encoding mitochondrial carrier homolog 2 isoform X1 — translation MADTCGQVLLGSGLTVLSHPLMYIKVLVQVGHEPLPPSIGRNLFGRQVYQLPGLFAYAKHIIKIDGKAGLFNGLAPRLCAGTIGTLVHSRVLQRCQDAGKYEVSGTSQKAEEGSLQHVVNETTKEMIARSCATIVTHPFHVITLRCMVQFIGRETKYSGVFDSIVTVYKNEGVLGFFAGLIPRLLGDVLSLWICNMLAHLVNTYAIDDSMSHTGEIKNCSQAVTGFFASMLTYPFVLVSNLMAVNNCGLAGGLPPYASIYPTWVDCWRHLSLEGNMSRGNSLFFRKLPVGKTYATDQKRFI, via the exons ATGGCGGACACGTGTGGCCAAGTACTTCTGGGGTCTGGATTAACGGTCCTTTCCCACCCCCTCATGTACATCAAAGTTCTAGTTCAG GTTGGACATGAACCTCTCCCTCCGTCCATAGGAAGAAACCTGTTTGGTAGACAAGTGTACCAGCTGCCAGGACTGTTTGCCTATG CAAAGCATATCATAAAGATTGATGGCAAGGCAGGTCTCTTTAATGGCCTAGCCCCCAGGCTCTGTGCAGGGACCATCGGCACCCTTGTACACAGCAGAGTCTTGCAG AGATGCCAGGATGCAGGCAAATATGAG GTCTCTGGAACCAGTCAGAAAGCTGAAGAGGGATCCTTGCAGCATGTTGTGAATGAG ACAACCAAAGAGATGATAGCCCGCTCCTGTGCCACGATCGTCACGCACCCCTTCCATG TGATCACCTTGAGATGCATGGTCCAGTTTATCGGTAGAGAAACCAAGTACAG TGGAGTGTTTGATTCCATCGTCACTGTCTACAAGAATGAAGGAGTTCTGGGATTCTTTGC AGGCCTTATTCCTCGTCTGCTAGGTGACGTGCTGTCTCTGTGGATCTGCAACATGCTTGCCCACCTCGTCAACACATACGCCATAGACGACTCA ATGAGTCACACAGGAGAAATAAAGAACTGCTCTCAGGCTGTGACTGGG TTCTTCGCCAGTATGCTCACATACCCCTTTGTTTTGGTGTCAAACCTCATGGCTGTCAACAACTGCGG TCTGGCTGGCGGCCTCCCTCCctatgcttcaatatatccaaccTGGGTGGACTGCTGGAGGCACCTGAGCCTAGAG GGAAACATGAGCAGAGGCAACAGTTTATTTTTCCGGAAGCTGCCTGTGGGGAAGACTTATGCAACCGACCAGAAGAGATTTATTTAA
- the LOC109895515 gene encoding mitochondrial carrier homolog 2 isoform X2, with translation MIARSCATIVTHPFHVITLRCMVQFIGRETKYSGVFDSIVTVYKNEGVLGFFAGLIPRLLGDVLSLWICNMLAHLVNTYAIDDSMSHTGEIKNCSQAVTGFFASMLTYPFVLVSNLMAVNNCGLAGGLPPYASIYPTWVDCWRHLSLEGNMSRGNSLFFRKLPVGKTYATDQKRFI, from the exons ATGATAGCCCGCTCCTGTGCCACGATCGTCACGCACCCCTTCCATG TGATCACCTTGAGATGCATGGTCCAGTTTATCGGTAGAGAAACCAAGTACAG TGGAGTGTTTGATTCCATCGTCACTGTCTACAAGAATGAAGGAGTTCTGGGATTCTTTGC AGGCCTTATTCCTCGTCTGCTAGGTGACGTGCTGTCTCTGTGGATCTGCAACATGCTTGCCCACCTCGTCAACACATACGCCATAGACGACTCA ATGAGTCACACAGGAGAAATAAAGAACTGCTCTCAGGCTGTGACTGGG TTCTTCGCCAGTATGCTCACATACCCCTTTGTTTTGGTGTCAAACCTCATGGCTGTCAACAACTGCGG TCTGGCTGGCGGCCTCCCTCCctatgcttcaatatatccaaccTGGGTGGACTGCTGGAGGCACCTGAGCCTAGAG GGAAACATGAGCAGAGGCAACAGTTTATTTTTCCGGAAGCTGCCTGTGGGGAAGACTTATGCAACCGACCAGAAGAGATTTATTTAA